A window from Oreochromis aureus strain Israel breed Guangdong linkage group 16, ZZ_aureus, whole genome shotgun sequence encodes these proteins:
- the atp6ap2 gene encoding renin receptor yields MSVKILRRMESVFTVTLTFYCLFTVGVHGDSFTVLQAPEFVSFQKGDWPVSGEKIPDLVALTMGFSVQEDLSWPGLQAGPLFQRPRANVLVVVRGVDSLALPQSVASYPLENPVPFTLDSVAETVHSLFAEDTPVVLQLAPSEERLYMLGKANAVFEDLPVTLQQIRARLSQDGSVLSSLPLNSLSRNAEADLLFLSEVQVLHDITALLQRHRHLAKDHSPDLYSLELSGLEELSRLYGPDSPQYRDATALLASVLQKFGQDVYGLYGNSSVVEVVTVKAFEAPLTRKSRSILESRQISNPGSPYNLAYKYNFEYAVVFNIVLWLMIVLALAVIAIAYNLWNMDPGYDSIIYRMTNQKIRMD; encoded by the exons atgtCTGTGAAGATCTTGCGAAGGATGGAGTCTGTTTTTACCGTCACTTTGACCTTCTACTGCCTGTTCACAGTCG GTGTCCATGGAGACAGCTTCACTGTGCTGCAGGCTCCAGAGTTTGTGTCCTTCCAGAAAGGTGACTGGCCGGTTTCTGGAGAGAAGATTCCTGACCTGGTGGCTTTAACCATGGGCTTCTCAGTTCAAGAG GATCTATCGTGGCCAGGCCTCCAGGCTGGTCCATTGTTCCAGCGGCCCCGGGCCAACGTTCTTGTGGTGGTGAGAGGAGTAGATAGCCTGGCTCTGCCTCAGAGCGTGGCCTCATATCCCCTGGAGAAT CCCGTTCCCTTCACCCTGGATAGTGTTGCAGAGACTGTGCACTCTTTGTTTGCTGAGGACACCCCTGTAGTCCTCCAGCTGGCCCCCAGTGAGGAG CGGCTCTATATGCTCGGCAAGGCCAATGCTGTGTTCGAGGACTTACCCGTCACGTTGCAGCAGATCCGGGCCCGTCTGTCCCAGGATGGCTCTGTGCTGTCTTCTCTTCCCCTCAACTCCCTCAGCAGAAATGCAGAG gcCGATTTGCTCTTCCTGTCCGAAGTCCAAGTGCTGCATGATATCACCGCTCTG CTGCAGAGACACAGACATTTGGCTAAGGACCACTCCCCTGACCTGTATTCGTTGGAGCTGTCTGGCTTGGAGGAGCTGAGCCGGCTCTATGGTCCAGACTCCCCTCAGTACCGCGACGCCACGGCCCTTCTCGCTTCTGTCCTTCAGAAG tttgggCAGGATGTGTATGGTCTCTATGGCAACAGCTCTGTGGTGGAGGTCGTTACAGTGAAGGCCTTTGAAGCTCCTTTAACCAGGAAGTCGCGCTCAATACTGGAATCCAGACAGATT AGTAACCCAGGCAGCCCTTACAACCTGGCTTACAAGTACAACTTCGAGTACGCCGTGGTCTTCAACATCGTGCTGTGGCTCATGATCGTTCTGGCACTCGCTGTCATCGCCATCGCTTACAACCTGTGGAACATGGACCCGGGCTACGACAGCATCATCTACAGGATGACCAATCAGAAGATCAGGATGGACTAA